A region from the Anoplolepis gracilipes chromosome 2, ASM4749672v1, whole genome shotgun sequence genome encodes:
- the Ap-1sigma gene encoding AP-1 complex subunit sigma-2, translated as MMQFMLLFSRQGKLRLQKWYVAHPDKLKKKITRELITTILARKPKMSSFLEWKDVKVVYKRYASLYFCCAIEQNDNELLTLEIIHRYVELLDKYFGSVCELDIIFNFEKAYFILDELLVGGEIQETSKKNVLKAIAAQDLLQEEETPQGFFEDHGLG; from the exons ATG ATGcaatttatgttattgttCAGCCGTCAAGGGAAGCTCCGCTTACAAAAGTGGTATGTCGCGCATCCGGATaagttgaaaaagaaaatcaccCGCGAGCTAATAACTACGATACTCGCGCGCAAGCCAAAAATGTCAAGTTTCTTAGAATGGAAGGACGTTAAAGTTGTCTATAAGAG ATATGCAAGCTTGTACTTTTGCTGTGCAATTGAGCAAAATGACAATGAATTACTGACTTTGGAAATTATACATCGATATGTTGAATTATTGGATAAGTATTTTGGCAGT gtATGCGAGTTGgacattattttcaatttcgaaAAGGCATACTTTATCTTAGATGAATTACTTGTCGGTGGAGAGATTCAAGAAACTAGCAAAAAGAATGTATTGAAAGCCATTGCTGCGCAGGACTTACTACAGGAG GAGGAGACTCCTCAAGGATTCTTCGAGGATCATGGATTGggataa